The Paraconexibacter algicola genome includes the window CCGCCACAGCGTCTCCATCGACGGATTGCCGTGCCCGGACTCGATCCGCGAGACGATCGTCGTCGAGAGCCCCGCGGCGCGCGCGAGAGCACCGAGCGAGAGGCCCTGCGCGGTGCGGTGCAGATGGACGACCCGCCCGACCCGACGCGCGAGGACGTCGAGATCGGGCGGGTCACCGGGGGAACCAGAGCTATCGACCATGATGGATGGTCGACAACTCTAGTGAAGGGCGGGGTCCCTCCCGCCCGCGCTCACCCGCCTCAGCGGGAGAGCGCCGGCCCGCGGCGCGTGCGCGCCTTCGCCGGATCGTGCCAGTGCCGGCCGGGGGACCGCCGGATACCGCGCAGGTCCGGCAACGGGGCGAGCTTCGCCGCGGGAGTCGGGGTGGACGGGCTGGTTCTGGAGTGCGCCATGCCGGCAGGCTGTCGCACAGGAACCCCCACCACCATGGCCCGGAGGTCTACGCTCCCGCGCCATGAGGGCGAGGACGACTCCACGACGCGCGACCACGATCGGGGCGGTCCTCGCGGCCACCGCGGCGCTCGGGGCGCCCGTCGCCGCGGCCGCCGGGCCGCCCGCCGCGCCCCCCGTGCGCGTCGGCGTCGGGCAGGCCGACATCACGCCGCCCACCGGCTCGCCGCTCGGCGGCTGGGTCCGGGCCGACCGGCTCGGCCGTGGGGTCCACACCCGGCTGATGGCCAAGGCGATCGTCCTCGAGCGCGGCGGCACGAAGGTCGCGCTCGTCTCCGTCGACCTCTTCGCCGCCGTCGGCGGGCTCGTCAAGGAGGTCGCCGACCGCACCGCCGACCGCGGCTTCACCGAGCGCAACGTCGTCGTCTCCGCCTCCCACACCCACGCCGGACCGTCGGGGTTCGCGAACTTCTCGACGCTCAACACCGTCGCGCCCAGTCCCGCGACCATCGGCAACCCGTCCTCGTTCGTCGAGTTCCTCGACCCCAAGCCCACGGACCGGCGGCTCTACACCTTCCTCGCGCAGCGGATCGCGCTCGCCCTGCGGCAGGCCGACCGCGACCTCGGGCCCGCCCGCGTCGGCTGGGGCTCCGCCACGCTCCCCGACGTCACGAAGAACCGCTCGATCGAGGCGCACCTCGCCGACCACGGGCAGATCCTCGCGCGCGGACAGGGCCGACCCGAGCTCGACCCCGACGGCGTGCTGCACACCATCGACCCGGACGTCGACGTGCTGCGCGTCGACCGGCTCGTGCGGCGCTCCACGCCGTGCACCCGCCAGGGACGCCGCACGCGCTGCCGCCGCACCGTTGCGGTCCCGATCGGCGGCTGGCTCATGTTCGCCAACCACGGCACCGTCAACCCGTCGAGCTACCAGTTCTACAACCAGGACCACCACGGCCCGGCGACCCGCGTCTTCGAACGCGAGGTCCGGCGCCGCGGCAAGGTCCCCGCCGCACGGGCGGTCGTCGGCGTCTACGGCAACGGCAACGAGGGCGACCAGTCCGCCGGGCTCGACGAGCAGGGCCCCGAGCACGCCGAGGAGGTCGGCCGCGCCGAGGCCGCCGCGATGCTGCGCGCCTGGAGCGCCGCGGGCCGGTCGATGACCACCCGGCCCGCCCTGGACCTGCGCTGGACGCGCGTGTGCTTCTGCGGCCAGGACTCCTCCGCCGGGCCGACGAGCGCCCAGCCCATCCCCGGCCTGCCGTTCCTCACCGGCAGCGAGGAGGGACGCGGCCCGCTCTTCGACCTCACCGGGATCCCGCTGGAGGACCAGCGCAGCCCGGTCGAGGACGGCTTCGCCGGTCACGGGCACAAGATCGCGGTCCCCGCGTCGAGCACCGACTCCTACCCCAACGGCGCGCCGCTGTTCACCGTCCGCGTCCGCGACCGGATCATCGCCTCGCTGCCCGGCGAGCCGACCGTCGAGACCGGCCGCCGGGTCCGCCAGAGGATCCTCGACGCGATCGGCGGCGCGGGCGTGCGGCGCGTCATCGTCGCCGGCCTGACCAACGAGTTCTTCCAGTACTTCGTGACCCCCGAGGAGTACGCGCGCCAGCACTACGAGGGCGGCTCGCAGATCTACGGGACCAACGCGAGCGTGCTGCTGACCGACGCGCTCGTCGCGCTCGCGCGCAACCTCACCGGTCGTGGCGAGGCGCCGCAGCCCTACGACTTCGACCCGCGCAACGGCGTCGTCGCCGACGGCGAGCCCTACCCGACCGGCGCCACCGACGGGCGGATGCTCGCCCAGCCACCGGACGGCCGCCGCGGCGGCCAGACCGTCCCGTTCTCCTGGCAGGGCGGCCCCGGCGGCTACGACAAGCCGCTCGACACGGCCTTCCTGACCGTGGAGCGCCGCGTCGCCGGACGCTGGCGCACGGTCAGCGATGACCGCTGGATCGACCTGCGCTGGCAGGTCGACGACGCCGGCCGCCACCGCGGCGAGTGGCTCGTCCCCCGCGGCGCCGACGCGGGCACCCACCGCATCCGCATCACCGCCAACGGCTACGCGCTGACGACGAGCCCGTTCACGCTCGTGCGCTGATCAGTCGTCGTCCCCGTCCCCGTCCCCGTCGCCGCCGCGACCGCGGCCCCGGCCCCGTCCGGAGTCGTCCTCGCCGTCGTCGTCGCTGCCCGACGGCGCGACGGTCGCGACCGGGGGAGGCGCGGTCGCCGCGGGCGCGGGTGTCGACGGGGGACGCGGCGGGCGCGTGGGCGCCGTCGCGCGGGTGGAACGGGTGGTCCGGGTCGTCCGCGTCCGGGTCGGACGGGCGGTCGTGCGGGTCGGAGCGGTCGTCGTGCGCCGCTGCACGGTCGCGCCGAGGTCCGCGGGGGAGAGGATCCCCGGCGTGCCGCGCAACCCGATCTGCGGCGATGCGATCCGCGTGGTCAGCAGCGCCAGGCCGACCGCGAACGCCACGCCCGCCAGCACGAGCGCCAGGCCCAGGACGGCCGTGCGCAGACGACCCTGCGGGATCACGACGGCACCTCCAGGGTCGCGACCGCGCCGCCCGCCGGGCCGCGCCGCAACGACGCCGCGCCGCCCCAGCGCTGCGCGAGCTCCCGCGCGATCGCCAGTCCCAGGCCCGTGCCCGGCGTGCGCGAGCCGCCCGCCCGCGCCGCACTGCCCCGATGGAAGCGGTCGAACACCTCGTCCTCCTCGCCGGGCTCCGGGCCCGGACCGTCGTCGAGCACCTCGACCGCACCCGGGCGCGCCCGCAGCGTCACGGTCACCCCGGGCCCGCCGTAGGCCAGCGCGTTCTCCACCAGCACGTCCAGCGCGCGGTGCAGGTCCGCCTCCGCCGCCACCCCGGTCACCGGCTCCCCGTCCGCCAGCACGAGCGTCGCGCCCTGCGCGTGCGCCTGCGCCGACCAGCGGTCGAACGTCTCGGCCAGCACCGCCTCGAGGCTCAGGCGCTCCGCCGGCGCGTCGCGCTCGCCCGCCTGGGAGAGCACCAGCAGCTCGTCGACCGTCCGGGAGAGCCGGTCCAGCTCCGCGATCGCCGCGTCGGCGTCCTCGCGGACCGCGACCGGCACGTCGGCGTGCCGGATCTCCTCCAGCCGCAGCCGCATCCCCGTCAGCGGCGTGCGCAGCTGATGCGAGGCGTCCGCCACGAACGCCCGCTGACCGTCCAGCAGGCGACCCAGCCGGACCGCCATGTCGTTGAACGCGACCGCGACCCGACGCTGCTCCTTCGCGCCCGTCTCGGGGGCGCGGGCCTGCAGGTCCCCGACCGCCAGCCGCTCGGCGGCGGCCTGCAGCTGCCGCGACGGGCGCGCCAGCTGGGCCGCCAGCACGGCGGCGAGCAGCAGGCCCGCCCCGAGCACGATCCCGGACACCGCGGCGATGCCGGTGGTCGCGCGCGTCGTCGCGTCCGCCACCGCGCGCGTGTCCTGGGTGATGCGCACCGCGCCGTCCGGCTCGCCCGCGCGCACGACCGGGACCGCGGTGGCGAGCAGGTCGGTCCCCAGCGTCGAGCTCGACCGCTCCTCCTGGAACCGCCGGCCCGCGAGCGCCGCCGCGATCTCCGGGCGCGCCCCGAAGCCCGCCCCGATCGCGCCCGCGTCCTCGCTGTCGGCCAGCACGACCCCGGTGCGGTCGGTCACCACCACGCGGCCGCCGGTGCGCTCGCCGCCCTGGCGGACGAGCTCGCGCAGCGAGGCGGC containing:
- a CDS encoding neutral/alkaline non-lysosomal ceramidase N-terminal domain-containing protein; its protein translation is MRARTTPRRATTIGAVLAATAALGAPVAAAAGPPAAPPVRVGVGQADITPPTGSPLGGWVRADRLGRGVHTRLMAKAIVLERGGTKVALVSVDLFAAVGGLVKEVADRTADRGFTERNVVVSASHTHAGPSGFANFSTLNTVAPSPATIGNPSSFVEFLDPKPTDRRLYTFLAQRIALALRQADRDLGPARVGWGSATLPDVTKNRSIEAHLADHGQILARGQGRPELDPDGVLHTIDPDVDVLRVDRLVRRSTPCTRQGRRTRCRRTVAVPIGGWLMFANHGTVNPSSYQFYNQDHHGPATRVFEREVRRRGKVPAARAVVGVYGNGNEGDQSAGLDEQGPEHAEEVGRAEAAAMLRAWSAAGRSMTTRPALDLRWTRVCFCGQDSSAGPTSAQPIPGLPFLTGSEEGRGPLFDLTGIPLEDQRSPVEDGFAGHGHKIAVPASSTDSYPNGAPLFTVRVRDRIIASLPGEPTVETGRRVRQRILDAIGGAGVRRVIVAGLTNEFFQYFVTPEEYARQHYEGGSQIYGTNASVLLTDALVALARNLTGRGEAPQPYDFDPRNGVVADGEPYPTGATDGRMLAQPPDGRRGGQTVPFSWQGGPGGYDKPLDTAFLTVERRVAGRWRTVSDDRWIDLRWQVDDAGRHRGEWLVPRGADAGTHRIRITANGYALTTSPFTLVR
- a CDS encoding sensor histidine kinase gives rise to the protein MSLRARLLLAIAYPLVVAIIALAVPLTVNLHDRVEAEVREQASTQASLLAATVPELDAASLRELVRQGGERTGGRVVVTDRTGVVLADSEDAGAIGAGFGARPEIAAALAGRRFQEERSSSTLGTDLLATAVPVVRAGEPDGAVRITQDTRAVADATTRATTGIAAVSGIVLGAGLLLAAVLAAQLARPSRQLQAAAERLAVGDLQARAPETGAKEQRRVAVAFNDMAVRLGRLLDGQRAFVADASHQLRTPLTGMRLRLEEIRHADVPVAVREDADAAIAELDRLSRTVDELLVLSQAGERDAPAERLSLEAVLAETFDRWSAQAHAQGATLVLADGEPVTGVAAEADLHRALDVLVENALAYGGPGVTVTLRARPGAVEVLDDGPGPEPGEEDEVFDRFHRGSAARAGGSRTPGTGLGLAIARELAQRWGGAASLRRGPAGGAVATLEVPS